From the genome of Phycicoccus duodecadis:
GGTCGCCCTCGATGCGGCGCACCTCGTACCCCAGCCGCCGCAGCTCGAGGGACAGCAGCACCGGAGGCACCGGCTCGTCGCGGCGGCGGGTCGCCATCCCGACGCGTTCGAGGGCGTCGACCACCGCTCCCGAGCGGGGGGCCCACCAGCGGGCGAGCGACGGGCCGAGGCGCTCACGCAGCCAGCGCACGAGGCGTGGCGTCCCGCCGCCGCAGGCCCAGTTCAGGGCCGAGAAGCCGGCCAGGTAGATGACGCCGGGCAGCGCGAGCAGCACCAGCGGCCCCAGGGCTGCCTTCATCGGCCTCACCTCGTCACCAGTGTGCGGGCGGCTGCGCCGGAGGGCAACCATCCCTCGACGCCCGCCCCTGGGTAGGGTGCGCAGGTGCGGATGGTGATCGCGACGTGCTCGGTCGACTACGAGGGACGCCTCACGGCACACCTCCCCCTCGCGACCCGACTCCTGCTGGTCAAGGCCGACGGCTCGGTGCTGGTCCACAGCGACGGCGGCTCGTACAAGCCGCTCAACTGGATGTCGCCCCCCTGCGCGATGGCCGAGGTGGCTCCCGACGAGGCCGAGGCCGCCGAGGGCGTCCGTGCGGTGTGGGTCGTGCAGCACGCCAAGTCCGAGGACCGGCTGCGGGTGCGCCTCCACGAGGTGCACCACGACTCCGCCCACGAGCTCGGGGTCGACCCGGGCCTGGTCAAGGACGGCGTCGAGGCCCATCTCCAGCGGCTGCTCGCCGAGCACATCACGACCCTCGGGGAGGGCTACACGCTCTCGCGGCGCGAGTACATGACGGCCATCGGCCCGGTCGACATCCTCTGCCGCGACCGTGACGGCGCCCACGTGGCGGTCGAGATCAAGCGCCGCGGCGAGATCGACGGTGTCGAGCAGCTGACCCGCTACCTCGAGCTGATGAACCGCGACCCGCACCTGGCGCCCGTCACCGGGGTGTTCGCGGCCCAGGTCATCAGGCCCCAGGCCCGCACCCTCGCGCAGGACCGCGGAATCCGTTGCGTGGTCCTGGACTATGAGGCCCTCAAGGGGGCCGACGACACCGAGCACCGCCTCTTCTGACCATTCCGGGGGCCGGCGTGAGGGCGCTCGGCGCCGCGCGGTCCGCGCCCGCCGAGGGCCGGCGACAGGCGGGTGACGCCCCGGCCGACGGGCCGTGGACGGCTGATGAACAT
Proteins encoded in this window:
- the nucS gene encoding endonuclease NucS, whose product is MRMVIATCSVDYEGRLTAHLPLATRLLLVKADGSVLVHSDGGSYKPLNWMSPPCAMAEVAPDEAEAAEGVRAVWVVQHAKSEDRLRVRLHEVHHDSAHELGVDPGLVKDGVEAHLQRLLAEHITTLGEGYTLSRREYMTAIGPVDILCRDRDGAHVAVEIKRRGEIDGVEQLTRYLELMNRDPHLAPVTGVFAAQVIRPQARTLAQDRGIRCVVLDYEALKGADDTEHRLF